In the Carboxydothermus hydrogenoformans Z-2901 genome, CAAAAATGTTAATATGGTTACTTGTGCCGGACAAGCTACTACTCCAATTGTTTATGCAATTAACAAAATTGCCGATGTAAAATATGCTGAAATAGTAGCTACAATAAGTAGCCGGAGTGCTGGTCCAGGAACGCGGCAGAATATTGACGAATTTACCGAAACTACGGCAAAAGCCCTGGAAAAAATTGGCGGGGCCGATAAAGGAAAAGCAATAATTATTCTTAACCCGGCTGAACCGCCAATTATGATGCGAAACACTATTTACACCCGGGTAGCAAATCCGGATGCTCCTGGAATTATCGAGGCAATTGAAGAAATGGTGGGGAAGATCAAAAAATACGTTCCTGGTTATCGCTTGAAAGTTCCTCCAATCATTGATGGAGATAAGATTACCACAATAATTGAAGTTGAAGGTGAGGGGGCCTATTTGCCTAAATATGCCGGTAATCTTGATATAATCACCGCAGCAGCAGTA is a window encoding:
- a CDS encoding acetaldehyde dehydrogenase (acetylating), whose amino-acid sequence is MSNKIKAAIIGPGNIGMDLMFKLMRSKYIDVDTVVGIIPESEGLALARKHGKKTSAEGIKAILGNKDIKIVFDATSAKAHLKHAPLLEQDGKIAIDLTPAAVGPYCVPAVTMEEQLNCKNVNMVTCAGQATTPIVYAINKIADVKYAEIVATISSRSAGPGTRQNIDEFTETTAKALEKIGGADKGKAIIILNPAEPPIMMRNTIYTRVANPDAPGIIEAIEEMVGKIKKYVPGYRLKVPPIIDGDKITTIIEVEGEGAYLPKYAGNLDIITAAAVAFADEVAKKLLAEEQAKEVRAHG